GCCGCCTCCACTAGCCCATTCATTAGCACTCGTCCACCAtagctctttaaaaaaacactcttaACAGATTATTGTATGCCACAGATCCACAGGATCTCACTGACACTTTAATAGTTTGCCCCAAAATGAGCTGTTAACAGAGAAGAGGAGTACAGAATGCCTTTAATAAAGTAACTTTAACTTCTGTACATGAGCCAAACTCCCATAAAAGAGTGTGGTCTTGGTCATACACCAATCAACACTGCCTGTAGATATCGGTATAATCTGACATGTCCTCTGAGGTCATACGCACAAGATACTTTATCTTATCAGAACTCACATACACAAGATTTGAAAGATAAAAATTATGGAATTTTTTTGAAGAAACCCAATTTAGGCATTATATGTGGTGAGTGTGATGTTATATTATTGTCTGCACTAAAATCACATGTTCCTGAAACTATAACAGAAGGAGGAAGGCTTAAAAAACATACAGAGGtgagatgtggaaaaaaatgtgaggAAAAAAGGGATGTGATgggacaaaaataacaaaagctcgTGCCTTTCCTCCTCTGGTATTTTCCATTCCACAGAAAATCCCTCCTTTCCTCCTCTTGCTCCCTGCCTTggtctcctccagctcctccctcATCCCTCCCTCTCATTGGTCAGCTCGTCTCTCCACTGAGCCACAAACTTGCTCTCCCTCTCATACAAGTGGTTCAGACTGAAGTGGAAGAAAGAAGGAAGTGCGACCAGGGTGGCAGTCAGGATCCATTGCTGGAGTGAGCAGAGGAGGTGGAGATGCTCATCAGACTTTCTGCTAAACTCTCTTCCGGGTCTCCTCTTCACTGACTGTGTCTCCTCACAGCAACTTACCAACAACATGAGCTCCTCTTCAGCCAGCCTCCACAGCAAGCGCCTGCCCTGTAAGTGACTGCTTGTTGTCTATCTTTTAGTTCAAGTGTCTTTTTGACCATAGGTTTCATTAAGTCAAGAGTCTTTACTCGTAGAGAGGAAAAATGGCATGAAGATCAAGCAAAGGAGTAAAAACTTTGGACAAAAAGCGCATTTCTGCTCAGTCATGCTTCTGCATAACTTTTCTAGCTCCATCAGTATGAAGCATGAGCTGTGAGTCATCTGTAATGTGAAAGCTCATGTGGCAGCTCAGCCAGTGTGTTCAATAGTTGCTGCTGTCTTCTTTGCAGTCACCAAAAGTCAAAATATCCGGGAAGAATGTGGGCTCGTCCTCCTGAGTCATGATCACTGACACAGAGCCTTCACACAGAGGCACAGATGCATTTCAAGACACACATTCAGAGATGGGCTTGGAGTGGAGCCACAGATAAAAGGATCCCTCATTTCTAATGGGATTGCACCGGCAGAGCTGTCTCAGCCGGGTTCTAGACACACACCAACCCAGAAAATATCCGGAACCCGAATTAACCCCAGTGAGTTCAATGAGAATGAGACTCCAGAGAAGGCACCTCCCATCTGTTGCCATTGAATTCAGCTCTGTTAGGTTTTGGTTATTGTGGGAATGTGTGGGAGAACGCCTCCGAGCTGTGAAGGGAGTCACCGAGCAGCTGCTGAGAGCTTCTCACAGCACTTATTTCTACTTCTGATGTTTTTGGGTCCGGCTGGACTTGACCCAGAAAATAATACTCTGCTCAGAGGAAAAATTACAGGGTGCACCTTCAAAGGATTGTTCTTTCAAGAACTCCTCCAgcatgtttaatgtttttctgatgTGCTTTCGATTCGAGGGGAAGCTTAAAGTCTGAGCaagataagaaaagaaaatgtgccaTGGTGATAATCTTGACTCAAGTATGAGCCAGAATAGACTTATCTTAAGTCTTTCAGGATTCCACAAGGGTCATgtttttccatcactttttcAATCAGGCTTTCATTATGTTAAAAATCATCGCAAATCTCTTCAATCAAGAAAGAGACTGAGGACCCACTCTGTAGAAAGTTGtgggtttggtgttttttaacatggtcttgtagcatttttctgatgatggaggacatctattaagaaaattaatgttaaagctgtaaaaatgagttggggggggggggggggggtaaaataaAGTGAGAACATTTGCCCAGAAcactcagttatgggtgatgggaaaggggggggggttgctctgcaccaatgtTCCTGGCCACAAGTCAGAGGAGAATttataatgaactactgccgctctgcagatatTGTGCACTAGAAAACGACAAGCTTTTGTCTTAGAAACGGCACAATCACAATttaaagatcactgggaatgttttttaCGATAGActgaaagatgatcagagtgtgtCTATGATAAAACCGCTGCCTAAACTTCATAAAAACAAGATTATGTTCTACTATACTCACCTGAAAACATCAAAATCCAGGTTATTATTAGCGAATGACACTaaagtggatttttgtgattAGTTCCAAATGAATTAAGcataaaaatgtggatttttacaAAGTCTACAATAAAACTTCACACTTGCTACTCAGGTGGACAGAAAAATGTAATCATATCTATAGTATAATTTTTTGGACAAAATAACAGGGGGTGCAGATCAGAACACACTTAAGACATCCACAATCTGATGCACAAAATTATCTGCAGAGCAGGGTAGATGCAAGATTTAGGGGTTGTGAGAAAATTGGCTCAGAGAAGAACTAGATGATGACGCCCAAGTTGGCTGCTTTAAACTCCTTTCTTGACTTTGATAATCTGATGGATTTAGCTGTTGCAAAAAATTTGATTACAATTGTTCTAATATGAAATATTGAAACCCATAAATAGCTGATCTCTTTGCCAAACAAAGCCTCAGACTCAACAAGGCAAAGACGCTAATTAATCACACAGTGAGGATTAAACAGGATTGGAGTTTGCCAATGTGAGGGGAACTCACATGCAGGAAGAGCTCGGATTACTTAGTTGTGAACACCGCCTGGAGGCTTGTGAGAGCCCACAGCTGACATCTGTGTGATCAGACGCCACAGCCTTGCATCAGTTCAGCACTTTGAGCCGTGCAGCCCCCGCAGACGCAGACCAGCAGAGTTTTCTCATGTGTGTCTCGGTGGTTGGATGTGCAAAACAGTGGTTCATGTTTGGAGCTTTAAAATGATTCAACAGGTGACACCATAATGATGAAAATCCAACTTTTTAAAGCCAATAAATAGTCGTGCACTCCAGGAGTTAAATAACATTTCATGCACAAATGTCTGATTCAGAGTTATTTCACTTGGCAAAGGTATAACGTGTGGAGCTTAATTGTCATGTCTCTTGCAGGTTCTACTGTTGAATCCGTTATAAGAAaggatttaaatatttaatatgcAAGTTTGCAGAAGTTTTACTCAGCTGCTATTTAGACAGAAGCTGATTGTACCATGACACATCTACCAAATGTctcaaaataaatgtgcatAGAGGATAGAGCTAAAGTTAGTTTTATTGATGAAAACTTTgcatggttgccatggagatacTTACTTTGGAACTGTGGGATCAATAATTTAATTTTCCTGAAAACTTGGCATGTGTGTCTTTGTACAAGTTTGGGGAAATGTAATGTGGATGTTTTGAGAgcagtgaagaagaaaaacaatattttgctCTCATTCTAGGGTCAGGCAATAACAGTGTTCTCATTTAAATTTGTGCTCTGCAGCACACTTAAGAGGACAGCACAGACTGTTCAGACTGTTCATCAAATCCTCCTTCTAGTCTTAACAGTCTTAACATCTGACAGAATGTTTAGTTCAACAGAACATTCCTCTCATTCTCTgcagagatgaaaaaaagactctttggatgtggaaaaaaaagctatCCTTTTTGAAAAAGTGACCTAATTACCAGGTCATTCAACAGGTGATCTGACAACCTGTTTTCAATTACAGTTGGTTAATATTTGATTTGTTGAAGCTCCACTGACCGGTGTGCTTGTTCAGGTTATTTTACGGTAAGTCTGCTGTTGCTCTCTGCCTGGGAGAGGATTTGTCAGAGCAGACAAAGAAACTCAGGTCAGGACTTTGTCATCTGGTAAATCCTATTGTGTTAATCAGAACACACGAGAGCCTGCTAGTGTGGCAATGGAAGCCAGTGGCATGGAGGGCTGACCTATAAACTGTGCTATTGTCTCTGTGGAGCACGAGGGGGGGGTGACACTGACGTCAGCGGTGTGCTTGACACCACCTCGCCCTGAAGATCTTAAAACAGAGTTGGCCGACAAAAAAATTCATCAAGATCGATTGCGAATTTAGAACACGGCCTTAAATTTCTCAAGTTATCAGAAGAAAtgagtaaaacaaataaacttagaggagaaaaagatcaaaatggAAGCAGCATCTCTGCTTAATTGTTTGACAGCCTCACTTCACTCTGTCACTTAAAATCTGTTCAAACCAAATAGAAAATGAGATTTAACTAGGTGTTTTAATATagtctgttatttttattttttattttaagctggAGTTAAATAACATCTGACTGCCTGCAGCTCCATGAGAGCTGCTTTAAGCAGGTGTGACTTCATTTTTTGATGTTGGGAAACCACTAAAGAGAAAATTCCTGAGGAGTGATGGAACCGGGAGTCTGGCCGatcacttttttctttagttacTGGATGCTTTGGGCCCACTCTGACCACCACACTGGATCTTCCTGAGAAACTGTCCCACTGACCTTCCCCATGAGTCACTGGGCCGCCCGCCTCCCTGTAAGCTTTTCTTTTAGCACAGTGATGTGCTAATAGCAGCCTGCGGCCGACACTAAGCCTCCCATCTTTCAGTTTGAGTCTAAATCTGCTGCCGCCTCTGTTTGTGCAGTTGTTTGCGTTTCCCATGTTCTCATTTGAAAATGTGATGAGGTAAAAAGGAACGTGACCCTGAACAGACACCAGTGACCtggttatttttcatttatgtacTTGCTCTAGAAAACGTGCAGGCCCTTGATGAGATTTAGTGAAATGGCACAGattgtatttcctttttttgctctGCTCTGAGGAGGTTTGCCTCATTGTGACAGTTTTCATGAAAATGTTAAGGACAGTTCTTGTGGCAGGGATTCCCTCTAGTGTGTCAGTCTGAAGAGAAGAGTTCTATTTAGCACTGAAAAGACCATGATTGGGTGCATTCCAACAGGATTTCTTGGAAATTGCATCATAATTAAGGCTAATCTATTTCCTTCACATCTCTGCTTTTGTGTGGCTCTGAAAGAGACTACTCTCTGGCTGCTGCCTGAGCAGAGGAGGGTCTAGCCTTGTCTTTGTGCCAGGATGCAGAGCACATTCACCCTCATACGGCCTCCTCCATCTGTGAAAAACTCTGTCTATTCCTGTAGCTCTGCATGTCCAGCTGGGATCTGCAATCTTTTCCCGTTAGACCCCAGAGAGacagctgaaaaaaatgtcaaaaacatgtttaaaaacaagacCACCAGACTTCTGATGGTCAAACCAGGTCAAAGTCATGTCtgcaagttctttttttttaccctcccTCCTTTCAGATGCTTTGTGTCATGAAACCAacgacccccccccctgctgttGTGCAGGAGGGCTGTTCCACTCTGACCATGTAATCTCATCAGCAGCCGACACTGTAGCCAAGATTCTTTCTCTGCAGAAGATTCCCCATGTGAGCGCTTCTCCTGCCAGAGCTTGTTGTCAAGATCCGAGTGATCCGATGTAAAAAGACCTGGATAGTGAGGTAAAATCAATGAAAGGTTATACATCTGCAGCCAAAGCCTGCAGCTCCCCTCAGGACCCAGACTTTAAGTAGTAACAATCAATGCCAAAATCAATCTGTGCTTAACAGGGTGGGAAACAGGCTCTAGCATAAGATGCTTGTTTGGATCATCAGTCTAAGAAGCATCATTTTTATCCAAAACAATCCAATTATTTTACTGATCTTcacttaaaaaagaacaactatGCTGCTTTGTTAGTGGGTTTAAACGAGAGCCTTTTCTCTATAAGCAGACATGATTGTCATCATTCGGGCAGATCCTGACTGTGACTGACATTTTGCTTCATCAGTGCAGTTCCTTGATTCCTCTCGGCTGTGCACAGAGCAGCAGTCAGAGAGGAAGGATGGGGTGCAGGCTGAAAATAAAACGACACATTCAGATAAATACAATTGATTTTTCCTTTCTCAGGATTGAAaactggtttatttaaaaaaaagactaaagaaGACGAACAAAAGAAATGGATGTCTAAATATAGttatataaaaatgaatataattAGTCGTTActtgattggaaaataaaataaagaatgacataTTGGAGTGTTTTAACAAAGTCTCCAATGAAGAAGGATTAAATTAGCAATAATGAACAAATAATATCCAGAAAATCAAGCTCTTTAATCCAGCTGAAGTCCCATCAGGGTCTTCTCTGTTTTGGATATTTAACTAATTCTCAGATGCTCTTAAAGTTTATTGAGgtgaaaaagcagaaagaagcaGCTGCATTCTGGCAGGTTACATTATAAAATCGCTGCTGTGAGAGGAACACCAGGGGTTTAGACTGCCCTTGTCAGTCTCCTCCCTCCAGAGCTGTCTGACCCCTGACCTGATGCAGGCATTCGTGCCGCTGAGATCGGCATGTGTTTGGAACACACAGGGGGCGCTGCACTGATGCAGCACTGCAGACAAGCCAACCTGCTGCTGTTCCTGCAGCCCTGACAGAAACAGAGATGACCCATTtgcttcacttttgtttttgtaggcCATCACAAGGACATCAGGAGCCGTTCATGGTGAATGTCTCGTAGCAGCGCTGAAGCCAACTGCAGTGACAGGACTAGTTTAAACTTTGCTGTCTGTCCTCAAACATCCTATCCCTCTGTGTTTCACTTCTCTCTGGTGTGTTTATAGAAATGCTGTGACTGCTGCCATCCACACTGAGCAGATAAGGTTCCCTTTACTCCCAGTTTAGACATTGTTTGAGATCCTGATCCACTTAGCTCAAGCCCCTTTTACAGTTTGAAGACTCCCAGACACCGCTCCCAAGaccaaacaacacaaaatagcCTGGATCTGTTTGAAATCAATCAacattatttgaataatttgtttttgtgagcTTCACTACATTTATCCTAAAGTTATATTTATAATCTTTGGCTTCCTGATTTATCTGATCTAAATCAATCATTTTTACTACTTTTCCTTTTGCAGTTGTTTCAAAATAAGTCTTTTGCTTCCTGtagttccattttttttttgctgcattctTTCCGTCTTCAGCCTTGTTTTTGAGCAAAGCCTCTGTGGAGAATCATGCCTCTACTTGCTCCATTGGAATTGCTATAAGCTTTGTTAAAATGATGCTGATGAGGAGTAAATGAGATCACACTGCGCTTCAAACAGGATTAACAAAGCAGTTTGCAGCTGCACAAAAGTCTTAAGATCAGCACAGACAGAGCTGATGGGAAAGTGTGTTAGTGGTCACAGAAACGCCACAGCTTGGGTTTTATCCGGCCTTGCCAGGGTTTTATCTTTTGTAACATTTCATGCCATTTTTTTATGCAGAATTGCAGAAAACTATTTCCTTTCGCCTCTAACATAAAGCTCAATGCCTCCCCCCTCTGGCATGTGGCGTTTTTAtccaatgtttttaatttatgaatGATTAATTTAACACTGAGGTAGTCTCAAGGCACTACACAGAAAGAAAGATCAAATGTTAAAATCCAggtccttacaaatacttttatAATGTAATTCAGTCCAACAAGGTCAAATTGTCTTGTCAGGCTTTAAAGTGAGCTTCTAAATTCACAGAGTGACTAATTGACTTAAGTTAAGCTGCAGGgatctaatctttttttttttttttttttttttttttttttttaaacttgtcctgtccaacagctgggcagacagatgagagctgagggcctcttgtgttggacagattttactttaacaagaggggttattaatcttcagacaaaccaaaggtatgtctggataaaccccttttgtaattgaggccaaactttattaatttcaatcatgtctgaaaatctttggtgttggaccggacggaaaaggaaagaggggaagaagagagagggacgatagagagagggggggtagggggtgataataggaggggaagggggataagaccatgaagcagcataaagcaacaagtttactggttgttaatcattatggtaacgttcaaatgtagtacaataagggcggagcctgtccacacacacactcaaatgttataaacacacctgctagctgcaaaaaatgtccacctgtcgacatatatacaaaacagatagtgttcacacgcatacttatgccttaaaaccaactagtgtgaaatatttcagtcattcagtcatgcaaactgtaagtgcaaaggtgagctaacacctgtgctcaggtgagtgtttatgttcttctaaaatggatggagggatcTAATCTTTTGTTCTTCCAGCTGAAACGGAGCGAGGGCAGATGCTTCCAGATGTGGACGCAGCACAGCAGCTGAAACTGAGGGAGAGACAGCGCTTCTTTGAGGAGGTTTTCCAGCACGATGTGGATGTCTTCCTGTCCTCTGCGCATCTTTCCATCAGGGACTACAAGAGAAGTGAGTTGGATTGTTAGCTGCAACCACTTTCACTCAAATCCACATAATGCTCACTTTTCCTCCCATAGCAGCTCCCATCGGCAGCATCTCGTCCATGGAGGTGAATGTGGACATGCTGGACCAGATGGAGCCGATTGACATATCAGATCAGGAGGGCTTGGACGTTTTCTTCAGCTCGGTGGGAGATGATGGAGTCCTAACCTCCCCACTTCCTGGTATAACCAGACTATTTACCGGGATGCATCGTGGTGTAATTACTTTTCtctaattatgttttttttgtcttgtagcAATGCAAGGTAGCAGCAGCATCAATGAGGAGGCTCTTGGTAAAGGACGCTTTCTGAATGTCCTGGAGGGTCTGGACAGGAAGCCTCGCATAGTGTCCACCTCCTCAGATTCCTCCTCTGACAGTCAGAATCTCAACGTGAATGGGGCAGACACACCGCTGGCCGGATCTGATGATGAGGAGTTGCACAGCAACAAGAGGGAAATGACGGAGATTCAGAGAGCTTCATCTACAAACAGGAAAGAGCAGAAAACCCAGCATACGTCTCCATCTTTCTAGACACCACCTGCAGCTGTCCTCAACTTAAACTGAAGACAGGGGAACTGGCAGGAAACTTAAACTCCTTAAAGAGACTTATATCCCTCCTTCTTCCCACCCCTCTGCTGAAATGCTGGAGTTCTGTGTGTTATGGAGGTCTATTTCTTGGAGCTGTAAATATGctaatttttcatttctgtctAGGCATGATGAGTCCTCTGCCTTTGACCCTGCAGGCTGAAGCAGAGGAACTCTACTGTATTAACACGAGTCAGAATAGTAAAGCAATATGTGTAAAAGAGGTCATTTTGAGTAACAAATGATTtacaatgtgtgttttttttaaagtaacatgtCTGGCAAATgcaaattcaaatattttttatgtataacTTTGACAGTTTGTTTCTGATTTTAACAATAAAGGAAGCAATAAAAAACCGTTTGTGGTTCTCGTCACTCTGATCGTCAAACCAACACATCCCCGTGATTTGGATGAGGTCCTCAGAAGTTCAGACAACtaacaaaataacattttcaagaAAAGTTTAGTTTAGAACCATTGTTTCTGTCAAATTTGTTTTGCAGATCAGACAGGGTTTGTGTCAGCAGTTTTGCACATCCTGTTTGCCTGTCGGATCTTTTTTGCTCCCTGTGACCTGCTGCAGGGCAGAAGAGTTGCTTTCAGAGACACGTCTATGCGTTTAGGCTGTAACAGAAGTTATTACTTTTATGCATGTGGGTGTGGTGAGCAGGGGGCAGGTTATGTTTGGGAGACATGCCAGTCCTCACGCATTTTGAGCTGCAGGTACTGAACAAGCATCATGCTCTGCTTTTTCATCCtggtaagtattttttttaatccgaaTTTGcctcaaaacaaacaatatGTTTCATTCAAGATTAGtgtgtttaatatttaataatttgTGTTTCATTAGGgtgttgaataaatttaaacctcatcctcatcctcatcatgaAAACTTGGACAAAATGTCCCACCCTGTGCTAAAGGGTTTTGTTACAGTGCTTTTGTGATAAAGCTGATCTCTTTCTACACTGAGAGATCATGTTCACTGAAGAACATGTCACTGAATAGATTTGGTGGGAACTGGATCGCCAGCTGCACAAAAAGTCCACTCCCCATCTCTAGATAAATTACAACCTGTCACTCCATGGCCTTAAAGAAAATTCCTGCTCTGTCAAGAGCAGTTTTTACGGTGGGAACAACAGGTTTGGCtgtctgttgtttttcagaTCTATTACTTGTCAAGTCCAGTGTGCTCAGAGGTGCTGAGCCGTCACAGGAGAACCTGGATCATCGCCACTTTTGAGATTGAAGAGGAATACCAGGGACCCTTCCCTTATGAGCTGGGCACGGTGAGGCAAACATCccacctgcaaaaaaaaaaagaccctcaaaaacacttttcattgCTAAACTAGAGCTTTAAGTGTCGCGCAAGGTACTTAC
The nucleotide sequence above comes from Oryzias latipes chromosome 5, ASM223467v1. Encoded proteins:
- the LOC110015162 gene encoding dysbindin domain-containing protein 2 isoform X1 yields the protein MSSSSASLHSKRLPSETERGQMLPDVDAAQQLKLRERQRFFEEVFQHDVDVFLSSAHLSIRDYKRTAPIGSISSMEVNVDMLDQMEPIDISDQEGLDVFFSSVGDDGVLTSPLPAMQGSSSINEEALGKGRFLNVLEGLDRKPRIVSTSSDSSSDSQNLNVNGADTPLAGSDDEELHSNKREMTEIQRASSTNRKEQKTQHTSPSF
- the LOC110015162 gene encoding dysbindin domain-containing protein 2 isoform X2, with amino-acid sequence MSSSSASLHSKRLPSETERGQMLPDVDAAQQLKLRERQRFFEEVFQHDVDVFLSSAHLSIRDYKRTPIGSISSMEVNVDMLDQMEPIDISDQEGLDVFFSSVGDDGVLTSPLPAMQGSSSINEEALGKGRFLNVLEGLDRKPRIVSTSSDSSSDSQNLNVNGADTPLAGSDDEELHSNKREMTEIQRASSTNRKEQKTQHTSPSF
- the LOC110015162 gene encoding dysbindin isoform X3 yields the protein MLPDVDAAQQLKLRERQRFFEEVFQHDVDVFLSSAHLSIRDYKRTAPIGSISSMEVNVDMLDQMEPIDISDQEGLDVFFSSVGDDGVLTSPLPAMQGSSSINEEALGKGRFLNVLEGLDRKPRIVSTSSDSSSDSQNLNVNGADTPLAGSDDEELHSNKREMTEIQRASSTNRKEQKTQHTSPSF